In Chaetodon auriga isolate fChaAug3 chromosome 22, fChaAug3.hap1, whole genome shotgun sequence, the genomic window GCCCGGGCCGACCTCGTAGGTGTGAGGGAACTGCCTCCCCTGCGCCCTCTCGTAGATCTCGTGCAGACATTGTTCCCACTTCACGGGCGACACCAGCTGCTTCACCAGCTGCCTGCGCACGTGGgtctcgctcatgtagcgtTTTCCATCCACGTTGGAGTAAACTCTGATCTCGGGACGACGGACCTGAGTGGGAGAGACATCTGGGTGAGATGACGAGTTGTAAATCAGTCAAGGTTTTCCCAAACAGGTGGAATCACTGGGCATTATTGTACAGCCGTTACTGGCACAGTAAGCATTAACATCATAATGATACGTTGAAGTGGGGTGGGGCTGGGCATCGAGGTGGTGCCACGTGAGTTCAAACTGACCTCCACCTGTCTGAGCACCTCTCTGAGGGGTTCAGTAGCCGACTccatcagctcagtgtgaaacGCTCCGCTGACTGGGAGTGGTTTGGTCCTCATGAACTGGAGACTTCTCGAGTTTTGCTGGAGGAAATCAAGAGCCTGTAAACACAGTCATGATGAGACGGATCGTAAGAGGagtcctgagcagctctgatGGCATTTATATAAAACAACAAGAAGCATGTGAAGGATTCCTTAGAATCAGAATTTCCGAGGATTCGTACCTCTTGGTGTCCTGCGATGACCCTGCCATCAGGGAACAGATAATTGGCCACAGAGCAGACCGGGTCCTTGATGCCGAGGCTCATGCAGTACTCTTTAGCCTGCACACAGGCATGTTTATAATGGGCCTGCCGTCTACCGATGACTGACAGCATCCCACTGGGAACCAGCTCTGATGCTTTCTGCATGGCCTCTGCACGCACCTTCACCGCATACAGCGCTGCAAGACCAACcagtaaaaatgaaacactgactaACAATGGTTTTTGACTTTGTCATGCACGCTCATGTTTACCTTCTGCATAATTCATGGAACCAGAAAAAACCAGGGCAGCAAATTCTCCCACGCTGAAACCTGCAGCGGCAACACACGTCTCAATGGCCTGTGGACAGAGGAGTGaaaacatgagcacacacacttgttccAGTATGAGGTCGTCCTCCTAAACTAGGTAACAAACTTCCTCTGAGGTTACTGAAGTGCTGCGTTCAAGTGCAAGTTTGAGGCGCTTTGCTTGAGtacagggctgcaactaatgagtgttttcattatcaattaatctgtcgattgttttcttgattacttgattagttgtttggtctcTAAATCAATCATTTTTAGATTAATCGACTCATCTGACAGCTACCTCGGGGTTTTCGTGGCTGAGCCTCTCCACCGCAGCCAGGGAGGTGACGAACACCGCCGGCTGACAGTGGACCGTCTTCATCAGCTCCTCCTCGGGTCCGTCcaggcacagagacagcaggtcGTACCCGAGGATCTTCTGGGCCACCCTAAACATTTCTTTAACGTTGGGGTACTTCAAAAGTCCTCTACCCATGCCCACAAACTGGCTGCCCTGGCCGGGAAAGAGGAGTATGGAGCAGCCGTGGGGGTCTTTCTTTGGTCTCCGCTGCTTCACCTCGGGCGGCTCGCTGTACGGGAGTGGAGCGGGGGTTTCGGGCGGAGGGTGGCGGGTTCCATCCGGGGAGTCGGGCTGGGTGCTGGACAGCCTCCTGCCCAGACAGACCAGCGACCTGACCTTCCCTCTGGAGGCTGCTGTCAAGCTGAGAGCCGCGGCGGCCAACATGGCGCACTCGTCGCCTAATGATGTCTCGACGGGTTAAGAGAGACCCATTATTTGTAATTCAACTCTAAAATAAACTgtagttaattaaaaaaaaaagttatggaAAAGTTTATCTTTGTACCTAACGGGAAGCGTTTCTACAGTCCGCAACACACTTTCCAGGGAGCCGCCATATTTATCGAAATAACCAGGAATTAGCTTGTTTTTCTTCCGGTTCAATTTTCGGTTCTTTCCTGCTGCAGCGCCACCCTCAGGTCACAACATGCCATGAGTTTATTGGTTAAGCAGTTAATACCATgcaagtcctgcattgaaaatgtgactttaggcaaaggaaaatgtgtttaaagtactaaaaatgaaagtgctCAATGCAAAATCGGCTCCTGTGACAGTTTTGCAAACCTCAAAATTATAGAACAAAACATTGTATTTATAAGCatgttgtatattttgtatgtaaaatttGTTAGGCTGTCCAGGGAAATGacaaatattacatttaattattcaccaataaactttattgtacAAAACTGTAAATCTGTTGATCTTcgtcaaatgtgttttcatttaatccTGCGTCACATTGCACTCATCTTCCTCACTCTCCATCTTAGTGCGCATTTCAACATATAAATATAATACAACCTttttttatactgtatattacttTTCCCTTTTCGTCCCACTCTGAGttttaaacaaatgcagaatTTCTTTTATCGTTTCTGAACTTGCAGTTTTGAAAACTTGGTCCCGTAACTGTGAACATCACATTTGTCCATTGGGTTTATCCTGTGATTCGTCCGATCCATCTGACAGGTTGGCGGCCTCCATTTGCTCCTCCAGTTCCTTCTGGCCTTCTGGTATCTGGCTGTTCTGACTGGCTCTTATCTTGTATTTGTTGATGAACTCGTTACTGGCCAGCGCTCCTTCCTTTTTGGGACACATTCGTTTTGTTGATAGGCGTTGTTCCAAACGTTCTACAAAAGCATTGACAACAAAAGTTGATCTTTGTGATGTTCACTGATGTATCTGACTTTGAGGTTGCATACAGATGCATACTTGATATTTCTGTAGGCTGCGTATTTGCCCTTAAAGCAAATTAAGTCAAAGTTGTTGTGTTGCCCTTTGAAATCAGACCCAAATAGCCCAGATTAAGAGTGCACTGCACCTGCAGGAGTGACGGGTGTCATCAGGCGGTTCAGCTGGACGTTCCAGTGCCGGACGTGTTGACTGGCATTCCTCAGCTTCTCTTGTACCTCCTACAATAAGAAAATCAAACAAGAAGTTTCTCATGAgagcttttttttaatactaTTAAACACGCTGCACACTGAGCCAATGCAAACACACGGCCTCTTTCTTACCTCCAGGCGCTGATGGCTCCTCTGGCGAGAAGCCTGCAGATCCTGGAGCTCCTGAGAGGCTGAGTGAAGAGCTGAAGGGGTGTCCTCGTCTGTGCTGCCGTCTGAGGCCTCCTGTATGGGGCTGAGGTTCTGCAAggccctctgctgctcctggagGAGTTGGaactgctgcttcttctcttcttccaccTGTAGCAACCtggaggggagaagagagagaggaagcgcTAACTTAACTCAAGTAAATCCAAAAGTCTGCatagtttggtttggtttagaGTACAGGTTTCAAATTGTTAGGCACCCAGGAAGTGGGGAGGCGAGGgcctgaaaataacaaaaagatAGTTATTATAGTTTGGCCACTGATTTGGCCCACTTGAATGTGCTTGGCCACCATGGTGTCTGTGGTCAGTGGTTGAAGCAGCAGTGGCTCAGAGGCAATTAAGGTCGGAGCACTCCTTCTTCCCTGAGTCATCCTAACTCAGCTATATccgaacacacagacatgacaccCATATTTTTAGATTCACTGCGCCTTAGACTTTCAGGGGATGTCACTGCATCTGATGTCCATCACAAATAAGCGTCCATAAATTCATTTAGAAtttagaatatatatatatatatctataacTAGAAAATCTGCATAAgaatcaaaacatttttaagttttcttcagtttcaaagtaatccagtgatAGTGTGATGGCTACATTGCAAACAGAAACTGTTAATAGCTAATTCAGCATAATTTTTTTAATGGTgccaatttgccaaaatgttaaaaaaaacaaaaaacaaaacatagtagagctgcaatgattagtcGATTTGTTGattgaaagaaaattaattccaactattttgataattgattaattgttttggtcatttttcagtcaaaaatgtcaaacatttgctggttccagcatCTTAAATTacagatttgctgcttttctatgTTATTTATGATAATAAATGAAGagatctttgggttttggactgttggttggacaaaagaagcaatttgaaAGCATCAGTTTGGGCCCTGAGAAATTGcaatgagcatttttcacaatttctgaCATCAACTAAATGATAATGATGGTCTTAGCTCATTGCTAACTAACATTATACTTCCTATTTATATCCGTcaaagcattatgggaactgtTGTCTCAAAGTTTGCATCACCACCcaaacagaaataagaaaaagaagggGGATAcaatgagcgtgtgtgtttgttacctctccagctcctgcctggccctctcctcctccagccgaGCCTGGATCTCCATATTGAGAGCAGCCTCCAGTTTCTCCTGCGTCACCTCCAGCTCCTGgatcctcttcttctgttgctCGGCCTCCCTCGCCTTCTCCTGCATCTCTGCCTGCATGCTGTCTCTCAACTAGgagaacgcacacacacacacacacacacacacacacacacacacacacacacacacacacacacagaaattggGTGGAAAGAACCGACCTATTCCTGAATCACCTTTTCCAGGAATGTC contains:
- the mcat gene encoding malonyl-CoA-acyl carrier protein transacylase, mitochondrial isoform X1; the encoded protein is MLAAAALSLTAASRGKVRSLVCLGRRLSSTQPDSPDGTRHPPPETPAPLPYSEPPEVKQRRPKKDPHGCSILLFPGQGSQFVGMGRGLLKYPNVKEMFRVAQKILGYDLLSLCLDGPEEELMKTVHCQPAVFVTSLAAVERLSHENPEAIETCVAAAGFSVGEFAALVFSGSMNYAEALYAVKVRAEAMQKASELVPSGMLSVIGRRQAHYKHACVQAKEYCMSLGIKDPVCSVANYLFPDGRVIAGHQEALDFLQQNSRSLQFMRTKPLPVSGAFHTELMESATEPLREVLRQVEVRRPEIRVYSNVDGKRYMSETHVRRQLVKQLVSPVKWEQCLHEIYERAQGRQFPHTYEVGPGKQLGATLQKCNRKAFEHYEHVEVTTHED
- the mcat gene encoding malonyl-CoA-acyl carrier protein transacylase, mitochondrial isoform X2 yields the protein MLAAAALSLTAASRGKVRSLVCLGRRLSSTQPDSPDGTRHPPPETPAPLPYSEPPEVKQRRPKKDPHGCSILLFPGQGSQFVGMGRGLLKYPNVKEMFRVAQKILGYDLLSLCLDGPEEELMKTVHCQPAVFVTSLAAVERLSHENPEAIETCVAAAGFSVGEFAALVFSGSMNYAEALYAVKVRAEAMQKASELVPSGMLSVIGRRQAHYKHACVQAKEYCMSLGIKDPVCSVANYLFPDGRVIAGHQEALDFLQQNSRSLQFMRTKPLPVSGAFHTELMESATEPLREVLRQVEMSLPLRSVVPRSEFTPTWMENAT